The following coding sequences lie in one Mycobacterium gordonae genomic window:
- a CDS encoding SAF domain-containing protein, with protein MREPSLNPTLLTRITTSWRPDWTRTVLARRIAACGLMVLAGIAALRPDPAGDDVEVLVADHDLSSGTALTAADVRLEKRLRTTVPAGALADPGNVIGSTLAGPTRRGEILTDVRLLRSRLAESTAGPGARIVPLHLADDALIDLLRVGDVVDVLAATAHDSQPESRVLATDAIVILVSAHRELPAADNGRVVLVALPNRVATTVAVAALGQTVTVVLH; from the coding sequence GTGCGGGAGCCATCGCTGAATCCGACACTGCTCACTCGTATCACCACCTCCTGGCGCCCGGACTGGACGCGAACCGTTCTGGCCCGTCGTATCGCGGCGTGCGGGCTGATGGTGCTGGCCGGTATCGCGGCGTTGCGCCCCGATCCTGCCGGCGACGATGTCGAGGTGTTGGTAGCCGATCATGACCTAAGCTCCGGCACCGCACTGACCGCCGCCGATGTACGTCTGGAAAAGCGTTTGAGGACAACGGTTCCCGCGGGGGCGCTGGCCGACCCCGGCAACGTGATCGGTTCAACACTGGCCGGCCCGACCCGGCGTGGCGAGATCCTCACCGACGTGCGTTTGCTGCGTAGCCGGCTGGCCGAGTCGACTGCGGGCCCCGGAGCGCGGATCGTGCCACTGCACCTGGCCGACGATGCGCTGATCGACCTGCTCCGGGTCGGTGATGTCGTCGACGTGCTGGCTGCGACGGCCCACGACTCACAACCGGAATCCCGCGTCCTGGCCACCGACGCGATCGTGATCCTGGTTTCGGCTCACCGAGAGTTACCCGCTGCAGACAACGGCCGAGTGGTACTGGTAGCTCTGCCGAACCGGGTAGCAACGACGGTTGCCGTTGCGGCACTGGGTCAGACGGTGACGGTCGTCTTGCACTGA
- a CDS encoding polyprenyl synthetase family protein, with product MTPDCVSEVSTLSAPEFGASVSDSLSRIDELISRELFGTEEIIRDAMLLPLESESTRLRTVFAVLAAQFGTEPHTSQVTTAGAAVELMYLATLAHNEVANQSELASAKLSDTQRWKNNVAILVGDYRFAVVSRLGAELGPRAFAVIADTFAELVAGQLRATRGPANDVDLFDHYLRCVRETSGCVVAAAGQLGAIFSGAGDEAVVHLSRLGRLVGSAFQISDDVAALSGSVDKIESLTGEAPGEDVRQPLTQRSLATRNYTATDVVALLQSKAGIVAAMESIRTYTEQARQEISCLPACEASHTLMAVVDSAVHGSFESAT from the coding sequence GTGACACCAGATTGCGTGTCTGAAGTGTCCACGCTCAGCGCCCCCGAATTTGGCGCCAGCGTGTCTGACAGCCTCAGCAGAATCGACGAGCTCATCAGCCGCGAACTCTTTGGGACCGAGGAGATCATCCGCGACGCGATGCTGTTGCCGTTGGAATCCGAAAGCACCCGACTCCGGACGGTTTTCGCGGTCCTCGCGGCACAGTTCGGCACTGAACCGCACACGTCGCAGGTCACCACGGCCGGTGCAGCCGTTGAATTGATGTATCTGGCCACGCTTGCTCACAATGAGGTCGCAAACCAATCTGAGTTGGCTTCTGCAAAACTCAGCGACACCCAACGATGGAAGAACAACGTCGCAATCCTGGTGGGCGACTACCGGTTTGCGGTCGTATCACGGTTGGGCGCGGAGCTTGGTCCGCGCGCATTCGCCGTTATCGCCGACACCTTCGCCGAGCTGGTCGCCGGGCAACTTCGCGCAACCCGTGGCCCAGCCAACGACGTTGACCTCTTCGACCACTACCTGCGATGCGTCCGCGAGACGTCCGGATGTGTGGTCGCGGCGGCCGGACAATTGGGAGCGATCTTCTCCGGCGCCGGCGACGAAGCCGTCGTCCATCTATCCCGGCTAGGTCGCCTGGTAGGCAGCGCATTTCAGATCTCCGACGACGTCGCCGCGCTCAGCGGCAGCGTCGACAAAATCGAAAGTTTGACAGGGGAAGCGCCGGGCGAAGATGTCCGCCAGCCACTCACGCAAAGGTCACTGGCCACCCGGAACTACACCGCCACCGACGTCGTCGCGCTCCTGCAAAGCAAAGCCGGCATCGTTGCCGCGATGGAATCCATCCGGACCTACACTGAGCAAGCGCGCCAAGAGATTTCGTGCTTACCTGCGTGCGAAGCTAGTCACACCTTGATGGCGGTGGTCGACTCCGCTGTTCACGGTTCCTTCGAGTCTGCTACTTGA
- a CDS encoding UbiA prenyltransferase family protein, producing MQAQVKQFLALSRAKHGVLDLATPAFCAGIALGGFPAGRVVVLAVFTGLAAYLAIYALNDLLGKAVDEEKFAKGINAGYSVEASEFRYPLAQRALSYRSAVLWFGVWFGSALVCGFFLNPVIVIILLVAALLEVVYVRLLKVTYWRTAVSGLVKSSGPIAAVFAVAPHPSWALVLLVLVWVFCWEVGGQNVPADWNDTEEDKRVGAKTIPLTLGVKVAGNVVMAALTLTVIVSLCLPLVSPLRLGLPYILISLAAGVFFLLVPGWRLRRAHEGRQAARLFDSASYYPLVQLVAIVVFVLIK from the coding sequence ATGCAGGCCCAGGTGAAGCAATTCCTTGCGCTTTCTCGCGCTAAGCACGGTGTCCTGGACCTGGCCACTCCGGCATTTTGCGCAGGGATTGCGCTCGGCGGCTTTCCGGCGGGGCGGGTCGTTGTTCTCGCGGTGTTCACGGGGCTTGCAGCCTACTTGGCGATATATGCGCTGAACGACTTGCTGGGCAAGGCTGTCGACGAAGAAAAATTTGCGAAGGGTATCAATGCGGGATACTCCGTTGAGGCTTCGGAGTTTCGTTACCCGTTAGCGCAGAGGGCGCTGAGCTATCGAAGTGCAGTCCTCTGGTTTGGCGTGTGGTTCGGTAGTGCTCTCGTGTGCGGTTTTTTCCTCAATCCGGTGATCGTAATAATCTTGCTGGTCGCGGCGCTGTTGGAAGTTGTCTACGTGCGGCTATTGAAGGTCACTTACTGGCGAACGGCGGTAAGTGGTCTGGTTAAGTCGAGCGGGCCCATTGCTGCTGTCTTCGCGGTGGCACCACACCCGTCTTGGGCACTGGTGCTGTTGGTGTTGGTCTGGGTCTTCTGTTGGGAGGTCGGCGGGCAGAATGTTCCGGCCGACTGGAACGATACTGAGGAGGATAAGCGAGTCGGTGCCAAGACCATTCCGTTGACACTGGGCGTCAAGGTTGCCGGCAACGTCGTGATGGCCGCCTTGACGCTGACGGTGATCGTCAGCCTTTGTCTCCCACTGGTATCGCCACTTCGTCTCGGATTGCCCTACATACTGATCAGCCTGGCCGCCGGTGTTTTCTTCCTTCTCGTACCAGGGTGGCGACTCCGTCGTGCCCATGAGGGGAGACAAGCGGCCAGGCTTTTCGACAGCGCTAGCTATTACCCGCTAGTGCAATTGGTGGCAATCGTCGTCTTTGTGTTGATCAAGTAG
- a CDS encoding sedoheptulose 7-phosphate cyclase codes for MTDTLLTRRVKFASTIEYDVINVIDVFDVENMALLLPGKVKNGCRFVVVDKNVDLHYGDKMRSYFAHHGVKAKFVTFPGGEENKTIDCFFSIIRELDGFPIHRRDEPIIAIGGGVLTDVVAFVASTYRRGVPHIKIPTTLMGYVDASVGIKNGINFAGHKNRLGCFQAPQKVLLDNSMLQTLPRRHILNGVCEIVKLAVIADAGLFALLESYGRDSIELCFQSNEGRAILDGAIAGMIRELEPNLFEEDLERKVDFGHTFSYGLEARHDSDLLHGEAVLLDVLLSVEIARSRKMLSEPNTERIFEVVRKLALIADVSELEAHLLWSTLEERVYHRNGLQRVPLPRAVGDCVFVNDITYVEIARAVEQLNGRMALRQ; via the coding sequence ATGACCGATACTTTGTTGACGCGGCGCGTCAAGTTTGCATCCACTATTGAGTACGACGTCATCAATGTAATCGACGTCTTTGATGTGGAGAATATGGCTTTACTTCTGCCAGGCAAAGTGAAGAACGGCTGCCGGTTCGTTGTCGTGGATAAGAATGTGGACCTGCATTATGGCGACAAGATGCGAAGCTACTTTGCGCACCATGGCGTCAAGGCGAAATTTGTCACGTTCCCCGGTGGCGAAGAGAACAAGACGATCGACTGTTTCTTCTCCATCATTCGAGAATTGGACGGATTCCCAATCCATCGCAGGGACGAACCGATCATCGCGATCGGCGGCGGAGTTTTGACCGACGTCGTTGCCTTCGTGGCGAGCACGTATCGCCGCGGTGTGCCGCACATAAAAATTCCTACGACGTTGATGGGCTATGTGGATGCATCCGTGGGCATCAAGAATGGGATCAATTTCGCAGGCCACAAGAATCGACTCGGCTGTTTTCAGGCACCGCAGAAGGTCCTACTCGACAATTCCATGTTGCAAACGTTGCCGCGTCGTCATATTTTGAACGGCGTTTGCGAGATCGTCAAGCTGGCAGTCATTGCCGATGCCGGTCTGTTCGCTTTGCTGGAAAGCTACGGGCGGGACTCCATCGAACTTTGTTTTCAAAGTAATGAAGGTCGTGCGATCCTGGACGGCGCGATCGCCGGGATGATCCGGGAATTAGAGCCTAATCTGTTCGAGGAGGACCTCGAACGCAAGGTCGACTTTGGTCACACCTTCAGTTATGGCTTGGAGGCGCGTCACGATTCGGATCTGTTGCATGGTGAGGCGGTGCTGCTCGACGTCCTCCTCTCGGTGGAGATCGCTCGGTCGCGGAAAATGCTGAGCGAGCCGAATACTGAGCGGATTTTCGAAGTCGTTAGAAAGCTGGCGTTGATCGCCGATGTTTCGGAACTGGAGGCGCACTTGCTTTGGAGCACACTGGAGGAGCGTGTTTATCACCGTAACGGACTGCAGCGGGTGCCGCTGCCCCGTGCCGTCGGTGATTGCGTCTTCGTCAACGACATCACATATGTCGAGATAGCGCGTGCGGTTGAGCAACTCAATGGCAGGATGGCACTGCGACAGTGA
- a CDS encoding S-ribosylhomocysteine lyase: MIDLERLGWEPGTVGELDHRLLRAPHVKLRSATAGPGGDVVYCVDLRVSQPNKVFLSATEMHSFEHFMLYGFQEYLPENFLSVGLMGCQTGFYLVLLNEGDAVTICSTYEAILNDILDASEVPYVNVQQCGNAENHSLKHAQVLAAKLLEGRAGWRRVV, translated from the coding sequence ATGATTGACTTGGAGCGGCTCGGTTGGGAGCCCGGGACTGTCGGCGAACTCGATCATCGATTACTCAGGGCGCCGCACGTGAAACTGCGGTCGGCAACGGCGGGACCCGGAGGTGACGTGGTCTATTGCGTCGATCTACGCGTAAGTCAGCCGAATAAGGTTTTCTTATCCGCTACCGAGATGCATTCATTCGAGCACTTTATGCTTTACGGATTCCAAGAATATCTGCCCGAAAACTTCCTCTCGGTGGGTTTGATGGGGTGCCAGACTGGTTTTTACCTGGTTCTTCTCAATGAAGGTGACGCGGTGACGATCTGCTCCACCTACGAAGCCATCCTCAATGACATTCTGGATGCCTCTGAAGTGCCCTATGTCAACGTCCAGCAGTGCGGTAATGCAGAAAATCACAGTCTAAAGCATGCGCAGGTCCTTGCTGCGAAGCTACTCGAAGGCAGAGCCGGCTGGCGGCGTGTGGTATGA
- a CDS encoding sugar phosphate isomerase/epimerase family protein, with product MELNLKRGKVIKLSYSTFGLTNIDFLQAITEVSEAGYDGVELAFHRDQFNPFNLTDDYVDAVKKRLSSVRTKAACVATASHFFSPSRPHEPSLMSPDLAGRKRRIDLIRRGIDLARRLDVPLVTFGSGFIRDEHLMNALPDPRELLVDSIRQCLNYVHDDEDITLLIEPEPGMFIETIDEGLSLIEDVGSDKFRLHVDMCHLYCSHQDYVGAMARAAPYARFVHVSDAQAGYNLKILKMAEGLHLDLAFANYLIYFPESADYLLVDPDHPMYFCDQPPSEVQTKKLQEILDSVGIKHQVSVVNYGNLDASDSPYDDEVFTYLISVPGLSYDVLERARPIILHLRTTKDAHGHLLMDKMVANTLTGIVHFHEIPGEGTMDFSAGFKTLVENGFTGYASVELYHHVTSWKKAMTDSHRHLSQWIQL from the coding sequence ATGGAACTCAATCTGAAACGAGGAAAAGTGATTAAACTTAGTTACAGCACTTTCGGCCTCACAAACATCGATTTCCTACAGGCGATCACCGAAGTCAGCGAGGCCGGTTACGACGGCGTGGAATTGGCATTCCACCGCGATCAATTCAATCCGTTCAATCTCACGGATGACTATGTCGACGCCGTCAAGAAGCGGCTTTCGTCGGTGCGGACGAAAGCCGCTTGCGTGGCAACCGCTTCCCATTTCTTTAGCCCAAGCCGTCCGCACGAACCATCCCTGATGAGCCCCGACCTTGCTGGTAGGAAGCGGCGCATCGATCTGATCCGTCGCGGTATCGACCTGGCGCGCCGGCTGGATGTTCCCCTGGTCACTTTCGGCAGTGGATTCATTCGGGATGAGCACCTGATGAATGCATTGCCGGACCCTCGTGAACTGCTGGTCGACAGCATCCGGCAGTGCCTGAACTATGTGCACGACGATGAGGACATCACGTTACTGATCGAACCCGAACCGGGAATGTTCATCGAAACGATAGACGAGGGCTTGAGCCTGATCGAGGACGTGGGATCAGATAAATTCCGACTGCACGTTGATATGTGTCACCTGTATTGTTCACACCAGGATTATGTCGGTGCAATGGCGAGGGCCGCACCTTATGCGCGCTTCGTTCACGTGTCCGACGCCCAAGCCGGGTACAATCTGAAAATTCTGAAGATGGCGGAAGGCTTGCACCTTGATCTTGCCTTCGCGAACTATCTGATCTACTTTCCGGAGAGCGCAGACTATTTGTTGGTGGATCCCGACCATCCGATGTACTTCTGTGATCAGCCACCCTCCGAAGTGCAGACGAAAAAGCTGCAAGAGATTCTCGATTCGGTCGGCATAAAACACCAAGTCAGTGTGGTGAACTATGGAAATCTGGACGCGAGCGACTCGCCGTACGATGACGAAGTATTCACTTATCTTATATCGGTGCCCGGCCTTAGCTACGATGTCCTTGAACGCGCGCGACCGATCATACTCCACTTGCGTACGACCAAAGATGCGCACGGACATCTGTTGATGGATAAGATGGTCGCGAATACACTGACCGGTATTGTTCACTTCCACGAGATTCCCGGTGAGGGAACGATGGACTTTAGCGCAGGCTTCAAAACTCTCGTGGAGAACGGTTTCACGGGATATGCTTCAGTGGAGTTGTATCATCACGTTACCTCTTGGAAGAAGGCGATGACTGATAGTCATAGGCACTTGTCGCAATGGATTCAATTATGA
- a CDS encoding lipocalin-like domain-containing protein, with translation MKKLSVLLVAALIVATTWWWWAQPQGTGTPPRSFLGLLSDEDQTGYATATQPGAISFPRDLGAHEEYQHEWWYYTANLSTADGRRFGVELTFFRRALTPPLKTATAAGTSLWRADSVYSAHFAVSDISGGKFHPFEKFSRGAAGLAGARAQPYAVWLEDWYVHESENNSLEIHAKADNIAVDLTLQQTLPPIKQGIDGLSLKGDQAGNATYYYSMVRQQTQGKLTIGDDKYAVNGLSWHDHEYGTSALDPDDIGWDWFSLQFDDGTALMLFQILKTDGRVKPTSSGSFISRDGTITRLKIADWRLTTKDRWTSPRSGKTYPIAWELEIDQLGLKMSGSALMPDQELPLSTTYWEGAVAFGGRRGDQSVEGRGYVEMTGAAGSRR, from the coding sequence ATGAAGAAATTGAGCGTACTGCTCGTTGCGGCCCTGATTGTTGCCACGACGTGGTGGTGGTGGGCGCAGCCGCAAGGTACAGGAACTCCTCCCCGGTCGTTCCTCGGACTATTGTCCGATGAAGATCAAACCGGGTATGCGACGGCTACGCAGCCGGGCGCTATCAGCTTTCCACGCGACTTGGGCGCTCACGAGGAGTATCAACACGAATGGTGGTATTACACCGCAAATTTGTCGACTGCTGATGGACGGCGTTTCGGCGTCGAATTAACCTTTTTCCGGCGGGCGTTGACACCGCCACTGAAAACGGCGACGGCTGCCGGGACATCGCTGTGGCGCGCGGATTCAGTCTATTCTGCGCATTTTGCGGTCAGCGACATTAGCGGCGGAAAATTCCATCCGTTTGAGAAGTTCAGTAGAGGAGCCGCCGGGCTTGCCGGTGCCAGAGCGCAACCCTACGCGGTGTGGCTGGAAGACTGGTACGTGCATGAATCCGAAAATAACTCGCTCGAAATTCACGCGAAAGCCGACAACATCGCTGTGGACTTGACGCTGCAGCAAACCTTACCGCCAATTAAGCAGGGAATTGACGGCTTGAGCCTCAAAGGTGACCAAGCCGGGAATGCTACGTATTACTATTCCATGGTGCGACAGCAGACGCAGGGCAAGCTAACAATCGGTGATGACAAATATGCGGTCAACGGCCTTAGCTGGCACGACCACGAATACGGAACGAGCGCCCTAGATCCCGATGACATCGGTTGGGATTGGTTCTCACTGCAATTTGATGACGGCACCGCTCTCATGCTGTTTCAGATTCTCAAAACTGACGGTCGGGTAAAGCCGACATCGAGTGGGTCATTCATCTCGCGCGACGGCACGATCACCAGGTTGAAGATCGCAGATTGGCGGTTGACAACGAAGGACCGTTGGACAAGTCCGCGCAGCGGCAAGACCTACCCAATCGCGTGGGAGCTCGAGATCGACCAACTGGGCTTGAAGATGTCCGGGTCAGCCCTGATGCCCGATCAGGAGTTGCCGCTATCGACCACGTATTGGGAGGGAGCGGTGGCGTTCGGCGGACGTCGCGGAGACCAATCTGTCGAGGGCCGGGGATATGTAGAAATGACCGGCGCCGCGGGATCTCGACGTTGA
- a CDS encoding FtsX-like permease family protein yields the protein MSKTMAVSSLPLCRTAWRRIRQRPFQYVLLILGIALGVAMIVAIDLTNGSAKRALDISAEAITGKATHRLSGGRAGSLDQQVYLDLRKRGFDSAAPVIEGYVLAPALGNRPLRLMGIDPFAEPPFRPELWRDQDPASASRFLVHPNGVMLSRDMAEKYHLRLGESFVLQVQGTPKAVMLVGLIAPADKITAERLQDLILADIATAQELFKMPDRLSHVDLIIHDSATAAQIERDLPSGVRLEPAAAQNNTLKQMMTGFTVNLTAMSLIALLVGLFLIYNTVTFNVLQRRRLFGVLRCLGVTRAQLFGLILTESFAAAVIGSALGLLLGVGLGESLIGLVTQSINDLYFVVNVREVAVSAWVLLKGWVVGVVAALLAALPPAIEAMRTAPASSLRRSELEGEVSVVIRWLWVGGIALAGCGAVMLWWPGKNLALGLVGLCTVVMAFALIAAPLARIMMLRLAPLLGRWLGPLGWIAPRDIVRSLSRTSVAIAALMTALSVTVGVSLMVSSFRKTFTDWLGLTLQTDIYVTAPALSSTRPTGNLPPDAVNTLDKWPGVREAVMSRYVSVYSPDWGREVDLTAVSGDISDGKRPYRWISGDPAVLWKRFLAGEGVMLSEPLVSRQGLNVPPKPITLTTESGPRQFPVLAVYADYTSDQGVVLMDQATYRSLWHDPEITNLALFLQPGKDVDRVLHDLQMAYAGRKDIVIQSSRSLRESALATFERSFSVTEAIKLVATTVAVVGILGALMSLALERVRELGIFRAIGMSRRQLWRMIIFEAGLMGGMAGLLAMPAGLALAWILIRIINVRSFGWMLHMQFQFGDFSSALAVAVITAVAAGLYPAWHSSRLNIASAIREE from the coding sequence ATGAGCAAGACGATGGCCGTCAGTTCATTACCCCTTTGCCGCACGGCATGGCGCCGGATAAGGCAACGGCCTTTCCAATACGTCCTGTTGATCCTGGGTATCGCCTTGGGTGTCGCGATGATCGTGGCGATCGACCTGACCAATGGCTCGGCCAAGCGAGCTCTTGACATCTCGGCGGAGGCGATCACAGGCAAAGCGACACATCGCCTGTCGGGAGGCCGTGCCGGCAGCCTCGACCAACAAGTTTATCTCGATCTCCGGAAGCGTGGATTTGATTCTGCGGCTCCGGTCATCGAGGGGTATGTGCTGGCTCCCGCCTTGGGAAATCGCCCACTGCGCCTGATGGGAATCGACCCCTTTGCTGAGCCGCCTTTTCGCCCCGAATTGTGGCGCGACCAAGATCCTGCGTCGGCCAGCCGATTTCTCGTTCATCCTAACGGCGTAATGCTGAGTCGCGACATGGCAGAAAAATACCATTTGAGGTTGGGCGAATCCTTTGTCTTGCAAGTGCAAGGCACGCCCAAGGCCGTGATGTTAGTGGGACTAATCGCACCAGCTGACAAGATCACGGCGGAACGGCTTCAAGACCTGATCCTCGCTGATATCGCCACAGCTCAAGAACTATTCAAGATGCCCGACAGGCTGAGCCACGTGGACTTGATCATCCACGATAGCGCAACCGCAGCGCAGATCGAGCGAGATTTACCGAGCGGCGTTCGCCTGGAGCCCGCGGCCGCTCAAAACAATACCTTGAAGCAGATGATGACGGGCTTTACCGTCAATCTTACCGCCATGAGCTTGATCGCTCTGCTGGTTGGACTCTTTTTGATCTACAACACCGTAACCTTCAACGTTTTGCAGCGCCGTCGCCTGTTCGGGGTCTTGCGTTGTCTGGGCGTAACCCGCGCCCAGTTGTTTGGCCTGATTTTGACAGAATCCTTCGCTGCAGCCGTTATCGGCAGCGCATTAGGCCTGTTGCTAGGCGTTGGCCTAGGAGAAAGTTTGATTGGCCTCGTAACGCAATCAATCAACGATCTCTACTTTGTCGTAAATGTGCGCGAGGTCGCTGTGTCAGCGTGGGTCTTATTGAAGGGGTGGGTCGTCGGCGTCGTAGCGGCGCTCTTGGCCGCGTTGCCACCCGCTATCGAGGCTATGCGCACTGCTCCGGCCAGTAGCCTGCGTCGATCCGAGCTCGAAGGCGAGGTCAGCGTCGTCATTCGGTGGCTGTGGGTGGGGGGCATTGCGCTGGCCGGCTGCGGTGCTGTGATGCTGTGGTGGCCGGGCAAGAACCTGGCCCTCGGATTGGTCGGCTTGTGCACCGTGGTGATGGCCTTTGCGCTGATTGCGGCGCCGCTTGCCCGAATAATGATGTTGCGCCTGGCTCCGCTGCTCGGCCGGTGGCTTGGTCCATTGGGATGGATTGCCCCGCGCGATATTGTGCGCTCCTTGAGTCGAACTTCGGTCGCTATCGCCGCTTTGATGACCGCCCTTTCAGTGACTGTAGGTGTTTCGCTGATGGTTAGCTCATTCCGAAAGACCTTCACCGACTGGCTCGGGCTGACGTTACAGACGGATATCTACGTGACCGCCCCGGCGCTGAGCTCAACTCGCCCAACAGGCAATCTGCCTCCGGATGCCGTCAACACTTTGGATAAGTGGCCAGGCGTTCGGGAGGCAGTCATGAGCCGCTACGTTTCCGTCTATTCCCCCGATTGGGGGCGGGAGGTGGATCTGACAGCGGTTTCCGGCGACATATCTGACGGGAAACGACCGTATAGGTGGATCAGCGGCGATCCCGCTGTGCTCTGGAAGCGTTTCTTAGCCGGCGAGGGAGTGATGTTGTCGGAGCCTTTGGTTTCCCGACAGGGTTTGAATGTTCCGCCGAAGCCGATAACCCTGACGACTGAGTCGGGCCCTAGGCAATTCCCAGTCTTAGCGGTGTACGCGGATTATACCTCGGACCAAGGCGTGGTGCTTATGGATCAAGCCACTTACCGTAGCCTCTGGCACGACCCAGAAATAACAAACTTGGCTCTCTTCCTGCAACCCGGCAAAGATGTCGACCGAGTGCTGCATGACCTGCAGATGGCGTATGCGGGCCGCAAAGACATCGTAATTCAGTCCAGCCGCAGTCTGCGCGAGTCAGCGCTTGCCACTTTCGAGCGCAGCTTCAGCGTTACCGAGGCCATCAAGCTGGTCGCCACCACGGTCGCGGTCGTCGGAATACTGGGCGCTCTGATGAGTTTGGCATTGGAAAGAGTTCGTGAGCTGGGGATCTTTCGTGCGATCGGGATGAGTCGCCGGCAATTATGGCGAATGATTATTTTTGAAGCTGGCCTGATGGGTGGAATGGCTGGCCTGCTGGCGATGCCCGCTGGACTGGCGCTGGCCTGGATCCTCATACGAATAATCAACGTGCGGTCATTCGGTTGGATGTTGCACATGCAATTCCAATTCGGAGACTTCAGCAGCGCCCTCGCGGTGGCGGTGATCACTGCCGTCGCTGCGGGACTGTATCCAGCATGGCATTCCTCGCGCTTGAACATCGCCTCGGCGATCAGGGAGGAGTGA
- a CDS encoding ATP-binding cassette domain-containing protein, with the protein MTQDPFVQLKDLSRDFREGETDRQVLDHVTADFFTGEVVALLGHSGSGKSTLLNLISGIERPTSGGVIIDGRDITNMRERDRTRLRRDKIGFVFQFFNLIPILTTIENITLPQELAGVPQRKAAGVARDLLQRVGMSGREHTFPDKLSGGEQQRVAICRALAHNPALVLADEPTGNLDEETGNSVLALLLDLTRGAGKTLIMATHNLSVAYRTDRVLYLHDGKLVSDLAPVPDTNDPVKSGQLSD; encoded by the coding sequence GTGACTCAGGATCCGTTCGTCCAGTTGAAGGACCTGAGCCGCGACTTCCGCGAAGGCGAAACCGACCGTCAAGTCTTAGACCACGTGACGGCCGATTTCTTCACCGGTGAGGTCGTGGCACTCCTTGGGCATAGTGGCAGCGGCAAAAGCACACTGCTCAACCTCATCAGCGGCATCGAACGGCCCACCTCGGGTGGTGTCATAATTGACGGTCGCGACATTACCAACATGCGTGAACGCGACCGAACTCGGCTCCGGCGCGATAAGATCGGCTTCGTCTTCCAATTCTTTAACTTGATCCCGATTTTGACGACAATCGAGAATATAACTTTGCCCCAAGAGCTGGCCGGCGTGCCGCAACGGAAAGCCGCAGGAGTTGCCCGGGATCTCTTGCAAAGAGTTGGTATGAGCGGACGTGAACACACTTTTCCCGACAAACTCTCGGGCGGCGAACAGCAACGGGTGGCCATTTGTCGCGCGTTGGCGCATAATCCTGCTCTGGTTCTTGCCGATGAGCCTACGGGTAACCTCGACGAAGAAACAGGAAACAGCGTGCTGGCACTGCTGCTGGATTTGACCCGAGGCGCAGGCAAGACGCTGATCATGGCCACGCACAATCTGTCGGTGGCATATCGTACCGACCGAGTTCTCTACTTACATGACGGTAAATTAGTCTCCGACCTCGCACCGGTACCCGATACGAACGACCCGGTCAAGTCGGGCCAATTATCTGATTGA
- the mscL gene encoding large-conductance mechanosensitive channel protein MscL, which produces MLKGFKEFLSRGNIVDLSVAVVIGTAFTALVTAFTDSIIKPLVSSIGVNQTSQINILKIHITGDQYIDFNAVLSGAINFILVAAVVYFLVVLPYSKLRKQGEVEQADDAQVVLLKEIRDLLAQSNGSSSGRHGGPPAAVPLSAPPDYGPRAES; this is translated from the coding sequence ATGCTCAAGGGGTTCAAGGAGTTTCTCTCGCGGGGCAACATCGTCGACCTATCCGTCGCGGTCGTCATCGGTACGGCGTTCACGGCATTGGTCACGGCCTTCACCGACAGCATCATCAAGCCGCTGGTGAGTTCGATCGGCGTCAACCAGACGTCGCAGATCAACATTCTGAAGATCCACATCACCGGCGATCAGTACATCGACTTTAACGCCGTGTTGTCGGGGGCGATCAACTTCATCCTGGTCGCGGCGGTGGTGTACTTCCTGGTCGTGCTGCCCTACAGCAAGCTGCGCAAGCAGGGTGAGGTGGAGCAGGCCGATGACGCGCAGGTCGTGCTCCTCAAGGAGATCCGCGATCTGCTGGCCCAGTCCAACGGCAGTTCCTCTGGAAGGCACGGAGGTCCACCCGCAGCGGTGCCGCTGTCGGCTCCGCCGGACTACGGACCCCGCGCCGAGAGCTGA